The following proteins are co-located in the Chloroflexota bacterium genome:
- a CDS encoding nucleotidyltransferase family protein codes for MRAPIIKQGERALMGICREDQFILACCRSLGSQHLAEEVAPLLKKGLSWAGFVERAKKQGVPSLLYYVIEAEEDIRRYVPAEVWEKLRAIGLSVLQRNLLLTKELGKILEAFDRRAVRAIPLKGPVLAHTLYPNPAMRLFGDLDIWVRQEDIPVAQEVLEQEGYQTPARPGAALEKHPFHDVILFKPPVLVELHWQPTDTTFLPIDTGLVWQRARSIDLDGRGVLTLSAEDNLILLSIHLLLHSSRALRLLVDIAGLLNRYGSQLDWNCVLASCREWGAGGFVYLTLVRVKSLLEAPVPAQVLRELKPNWWYRALAEALVDDLYFLSPPSPGVRGEGLMLAYCLLLGGPRRMFNAYLAHLDTTHRARIQGKLGTGVLSHLVPLFLALQGLRWSGLAIVCALGRAWRRRVSF; via the coding sequence ATGAGGGCTCCCATCATCAAGCAGGGCGAGCGAGCACTGATGGGGATATGTCGGGAAGACCAGTTCATCCTTGCCTGCTGCCGTAGTCTTGGCAGCCAGCACCTGGCCGAAGAAGTAGCCCCGCTTCTAAAAAAGGGGCTCTCCTGGGCTGGGTTCGTTGAGCGTGCCAAAAAGCAGGGCGTACCTTCCCTCCTTTACTACGTCATAGAAGCAGAGGAAGATATCCGCAGGTATGTTCCCGCCGAGGTGTGGGAGAAGTTGAGAGCCATAGGCCTCAGTGTGCTGCAGCGGAACCTCCTTCTGACAAAGGAACTGGGAAAGATTCTGGAGGCCTTTGACCGCCGGGCCGTTCGAGCGATACCCCTGAAGGGGCCTGTACTGGCCCATACACTATATCCGAATCCGGCTATGCGGTTGTTCGGTGACCTGGACATCTGGGTTCGCCAGGAAGACATACCGGTTGCGCAGGAAGTCCTTGAGCAGGAAGGTTACCAAACGCCGGCCCGCCCCGGGGCGGCGCTCGAGAAGCACCCGTTTCATGATGTGATCTTGTTCAAGCCGCCTGTACTAGTGGAGCTGCACTGGCAGCCGACGGATACCACCTTTTTGCCCATAGACACTGGTCTGGTCTGGCAGCGGGCGCGGAGCATTGATTTAGATGGACGGGGGGTTCTGACACTATCTGCGGAAGACAACCTGATTCTGCTTTCCATCCACCTTCTTCTGCATTCCTCTCGCGCCCTGCGCCTGCTAGTGGACATAGCAGGGCTGCTTAACCGATATGGCTCACAACTGGACTGGAACTGTGTCCTTGCGTCGTGTCGGGAGTGGGGGGCGGGGGGGTTCGTCTATCTGACTCTGGTCAGGGTGAAGAGCCTGCTAGAAGCTCCAGTTCCCGCACAAGTACTAAGAGAGCTGAAGCCCAACTGGTGGTACCGCGCTTTGGCCGAAGCGCTGGTGGATGACCTCTATTTTCTCTCTCCTCCCTCGCCCGGCGTCAGAGGCGAAGGTCTGATGCTAGCCTATTGCCTGCTTTTGGGTGGCCCTCGCCGAATGTTCAACGCATACTTGGCGCACCTAGACACGACTCACCGTGCTCGCATACAAGGTAAACTGGGAACAGGGGTCCTTTCACACCTTGTTCCCCTGTTCTTGGCCCTGCAAGGGCTGCGCTGGTCCGGGCTAGCCATAGTATGCGCCCTGGGGCGGGCCTGGCGGAGAAGGGTTAGCTTTTAG
- a CDS encoding response regulator, translating to MTEQARILLVDDDWDFVEATRMLLESRYKVAVAYTGDEGLKKARKEKPDLIILDIIMPTKDGFMVCEELKKDPQLSKIPVMLLTSLSSRMAETAVSMTQAMTTEAEDYLEKPASPEELFQRVEKLLRKQPRKGR from the coding sequence GTGACAGAACAGGCCAGAATCCTTTTGGTAGACGACGATTGGGATTTTGTCGAGGCCACGAGAATGCTTCTGGAATCCCGCTACAAGGTGGCTGTGGCCTACACGGGCGATGAGGGACTGAAGAAGGCCAGGAAGGAGAAGCCGGACCTCATCATCCTGGACATCATCATGCCCACCAAAGACGGCTTCATGGTCTGCGAGGAGCTAAAGAAGGACCCTCAACTGAGCAAAATACCCGTTATGCTCCTCACCAGCCTATCCTCCCGGATGGCCGAAACCGCCGTCTCGATGACTCAGGCCATGACCACGGAGGCCGAGGACTATTTGGAAAAGCCAGCAAGTCCCGAGGAGTTGTTTCAGCGCGTAGAGAAGCTGTTGAGAAAACAACCCCGCAAGGGCCGTTGA
- a CDS encoding response regulator, with protein MAEQLKVLVADDDPDIVDSLTMVLESGGYEVIIARDGEEALVKIHTARPKLLILDLLMPRKDGFAVLKELQFEEKWAPYKEQMFVIVLTSVREEFARRRYYLETAMELGSDDFLEKPISPQELLNAVARFVGPASHTV; from the coding sequence ATGGCAGAACAGCTTAAGGTCCTGGTGGCTGATGATGACCCGGACATCGTAGATTCCCTGACCATGGTTCTGGAATCCGGGGGCTATGAAGTCATCATCGCCCGGGACGGGGAAGAAGCGCTGGTGAAGATTCACACGGCGAGGCCCAAGCTGCTAATATTGGACTTGCTTATGCCCCGGAAGGATGGATTTGCGGTACTCAAGGAACTCCAGTTCGAAGAGAAGTGGGCCCCTTACAAGGAGCAGATGTTTGTTATTGTCCTCACCTCGGTAAGGGAGGAGTTTGCCCGCCGAAGGTATTACCTGGAAACAGCCATGGAGTTGGGCTCCGATGACTTTCTGGAGAAGCCAATCTCGCCGCAGGAACTCCTGAATGCCGTGGCGCGGTTTGTCGGGCCTGCCAGCCACACGGTTTGA
- a CDS encoding GAF domain-containing sensor histidine kinase produces the protein MPSVGIRDYRALYQIARAVSSLATEEVLQAIVKSVTESLGAKGCALLLRVAGDREFVHAADYGLSEGYLKKGRVTLSPIIDEVSRGNVVLILDAPHDRRAEYPEAAREEGIASILSVPLLYMGDIIGILRIYTAERRSFTQEELDFVKAAADLSAIALNRAKEHEDRVASLNEAVNACSIELKRLEEGRRYLLRFLAMVGHDLKAPIAAVESYLNVLLAGIAGLTTARQKNILQRSNVRLQELVALINDLVDISRLEAGQIPMETIKASPAKPIEAALEVAGLLAGDKKVELRTELPDALPEVMFDAKRLQQVLVNLIVNAVNYTPRGGTVTLRVKDQEGHILFEVLDTGVGIPPQDLPRVFEEFFRGSNVEQKGTGLGLSIARRIVEYMGGKIWVESPSPETGQGTKFSFTLPRERSLGTVSGIGELPLKESLV, from the coding sequence ATGCCTTCTGTGGGAATTCGCGACTATCGCGCCCTCTACCAGATAGCCAGGGCGGTAAGCTCCCTGGCCACCGAGGAGGTGCTCCAGGCTATAGTGAAGTCCGTCACCGAAAGCCTGGGGGCTAAGGGCTGCGCCCTCCTGCTGAGGGTGGCCGGGGACCGCGAGTTTGTCCATGCTGCGGACTACGGCCTGAGCGAGGGCTACCTGAAGAAAGGCCGTGTTACCCTGAGTCCCATCATTGACGAGGTGTCCAGAGGGAATGTGGTCTTGATTCTGGATGCCCCCCATGACCGCCGGGCGGAGTATCCCGAGGCCGCCAGGGAGGAGGGCATCGCCTCCATTCTCTCTGTTCCCCTGCTCTATATGGGCGATATCATCGGGATACTCAGGATATACACAGCGGAGCGCCGCTCCTTCACCCAGGAAGAGCTAGACTTCGTCAAGGCTGCGGCCGACCTCAGCGCCATCGCCCTGAACCGGGCCAAGGAGCACGAAGACAGGGTGGCAAGTCTGAACGAGGCGGTTAACGCCTGCTCTATTGAGCTGAAAAGGCTGGAGGAAGGCCGCAGATACCTCCTGCGCTTCCTGGCCATGGTGGGCCATGACCTCAAGGCGCCCATAGCCGCAGTAGAGAGCTACCTGAATGTCCTGTTAGCCGGAATTGCCGGCCTCACCACTGCCAGGCAGAAGAACATACTGCAGAGAAGCAATGTCCGCCTGCAGGAGCTGGTGGCCCTTATCAATGACCTGGTGGACATATCCAGGCTGGAGGCCGGGCAGATACCCATGGAAACAATCAAAGCGTCCCCAGCAAAGCCAATAGAGGCGGCCCTGGAGGTGGCAGGCCTTCTGGCCGGGGATAAAAAGGTGGAGCTCAGGACTGAGCTTCCCGATGCGTTGCCGGAGGTCATGTTCGATGCAAAGCGGCTGCAGCAGGTGCTGGTGAACCTCATAGTCAATGCCGTCAACTATACCCCCCGGGGTGGCACTGTCACCCTCAGGGTCAAGGACCAAGAGGGACACATCCTGTTTGAGGTTCTGGATACTGGCGTGGGCATACCTCCCCAGGACCTGCCCCGGGTCTTTGAGGAATTCTTCCGGGGCAGCAATGTGGAGCAAAAGGGGACGGGGCTGGGGCTTTCCATAGCCCGGAGAATAGTGGAATATATGGGGGGCAAGATATGGGTGGAGAGCCCCAGCCCGGAGACGGGGCAGGGAACCAAGTTCTCTTTCACCCTCCCCAGGGAAAGGTCATTGGGGACTGTCTCTGGAATCGGGGAGCTGCCTCTCAAGGAGAGCCTGGTCTAG
- a CDS encoding methylenetetrahydrofolate reductase has translation MSLAEALKNGKLVVTAEIAPPKGVNVQEMLENAELIKGKVDAANVTDQQSSVMRLGSLAGCHLLKQKGLEPVFQVTCRDRNRLALQSDLLSAYSLGITNVLCITGDYVSLGDHPSAKPVFDLDSVSLLQAAKALEQGKDLAGKELKGSPKFFLGAVVSPGAEPLEPQIIKMEKKVRAGAQFFQTQGVYEPAKFEKFIRASQYLGVPILAGIIPLRSVAMARFMNRAVAGVHVPEEMIQELDRATDKPAKSIEIAARLIREVRQLCQGVHIMAIGWEKRVPAILEAAGLA, from the coding sequence ATGAGTCTTGCCGAGGCCCTCAAGAACGGAAAACTTGTGGTAACGGCGGAGATTGCCCCCCCCAAGGGGGTGAATGTCCAGGAAATGCTGGAGAACGCTGAGCTCATCAAAGGGAAGGTGGATGCGGCCAATGTCACCGACCAGCAGAGCTCAGTGATGAGGCTGGGCTCCCTGGCCGGGTGCCACCTGTTGAAGCAGAAGGGCCTGGAACCCGTCTTCCAGGTCACCTGCCGGGACCGCAATCGCCTGGCCCTGCAATCGGACCTCCTCAGCGCCTACTCCCTGGGCATCACCAATGTCCTTTGCATTACCGGGGATTATGTTTCCCTGGGGGACCACCCCAGTGCCAAGCCCGTCTTTGACCTGGACTCGGTTTCCCTGCTCCAGGCCGCAAAGGCCCTGGAACAGGGAAAGGACCTGGCTGGCAAGGAGCTGAAGGGCAGCCCCAAATTCTTCCTGGGAGCAGTGGTCAGCCCCGGCGCCGAGCCCCTGGAGCCGCAGATAATAAAGATGGAGAAGAAAGTAAGGGCAGGGGCCCAGTTTTTCCAGACGCAGGGAGTCTATGAGCCGGCCAAGTTCGAGAAGTTCATCAGGGCCTCCCAGTACCTCGGTGTCCCCATCCTGGCCGGCATCATTCCCCTTCGCTCCGTAGCTATGGCCCGCTTCATGAACCGGGCGGTAGCCGGGGTGCATGTGCCCGAGGAGATGATTCAGGAGCTGGACAGGGCCACCGACAAGCCCGCCAAGAGCATTGAGATAGCGGCCCGCCTCATCCGGGAGGTGAGGCAACTATGCCAGGGGGTCCATATCATGGCCATTGGCTGGGAGAAGAGGGTTCCGGCTATATTGGAAGCAGCAGGGCTGGCATAG
- a CDS encoding methylenetetrahydrofolate reductase C-terminal domain-containing protein codes for MIVSELKPLPATLDYLDGEQNIFILGCRGCAEASKTGGEAQVLEMKQVLEGAGKRVVGHTVADFLCDKALVKMKLYAHEQEVLAADSLLVMTCGLGVQATAAVVDRPVHPATNTINLGGSRGEWRGSERCLECGDCLLDYTGGICPLTACTKSLINGPCGGARDGRCEFEPDVRPCGWQLIYERLKKTGRLDEMKTLLPPKDYAKMQPPPSLRSTILWALEQKEPREAGLPR; via the coding sequence GTGATAGTATCAGAACTGAAACCGTTGCCTGCAACCCTGGACTACCTGGACGGGGAACAGAACATCTTCATCCTGGGGTGCCGGGGCTGTGCTGAGGCCAGCAAGACCGGCGGCGAGGCCCAGGTCCTGGAGATGAAGCAAGTCCTGGAGGGGGCTGGGAAAAGGGTGGTGGGACACACTGTGGCCGATTTCCTCTGCGACAAGGCCCTGGTCAAGATGAAGCTCTATGCCCATGAACAGGAAGTTCTGGCCGCCGATTCCCTTCTGGTGATGACCTGTGGCCTGGGGGTACAGGCTACGGCGGCTGTTGTGGATAGGCCGGTGCACCCTGCCACCAACACCATCAACCTGGGTGGCTCGCGGGGGGAATGGCGGGGCAGCGAGAGGTGCCTGGAGTGTGGCGATTGCCTGCTGGACTACACCGGTGGCATATGCCCGCTGACGGCCTGTACCAAGAGCCTGATAAACGGTCCCTGCGGGGGGGCCAGGGACGGCCGGTGTGAGTTTGAGCCCGATGTCAGACCTTGCGGGTGGCAGCTCATCTACGAGAGGCTGAAGAAAACAGGGCGATTGGACGAGATGAAGACACTCCTCCCCCCCAAGGACTATGCCAAGATGCAACCCCCTCCCTCCCTGAGGTCAACCATCCTCTGGGCTCTGGAGCAGAAGGAACCAAGAGAGGCGGGTTTGCCCAGATGA
- a CDS encoding hydrogenase maturation protease, whose protein sequence is MKSPRTAKIAVVGAGNLLLKDEGVGVHTIRALERLVPAQESIQIVDGGTSPDILGFLSPPDKLVIVDAARGGGKPGTIYRFGPEEMSQGRNATSLHEFNLGTALKTMKYMGVEPGQVVIIGIEPEEIGWGLELSATLKREMPRIIEVVLKEIGLGHVETGGER, encoded by the coding sequence ATGAAAAGTCCCCGCACCGCGAAGATCGCAGTGGTAGGGGCCGGCAACCTGCTGCTGAAGGACGAGGGGGTGGGCGTCCACACCATCCGCGCTTTAGAGAGGCTGGTGCCTGCCCAGGAGAGCATCCAGATAGTGGACGGCGGGACATCCCCGGACATCCTGGGCTTTCTGTCCCCGCCGGATAAGCTGGTCATCGTAGATGCGGCCCGGGGCGGGGGAAAGCCCGGGACCATCTACCGGTTCGGGCCGGAGGAGATGTCTCAAGGACGAAATGCCACCTCCCTCCATGAGTTCAACCTGGGGACGGCCCTGAAAACCATGAAATACATGGGGGTGGAGCCCGGCCAGGTGGTCATCATCGGCATAGAGCCAGAGGAGATTGGCTGGGGCCTGGAACTTTCAGCCACGCTAAAGAGAGAGATGCCCAGGATTATAGAAGTGGTCCTCAAGGAGATAGGCCTGGGCCATGTGGAAACAGGAGGGGAAAGGTGA